Proteins from one Arthrobacter sp. DNA4 genomic window:
- a CDS encoding GntR family transcriptional regulator encodes MPPRQPSETSRGKAAVPDVYSSMRASILEGEIAPGTRINIDAVARSLGVSQTPVREVLQRLEGDNLVVYNPGRGYSTTPLLDLPELRSLFEFRLLVEPWAARAAAVDRLANPAGALEKELGSFRSAMKRSKDLRQDLVAHDTRFHDTILAASGNPVVRHAFAQTHCHLHTFRLYPADVDGAITVAEHTAVREAIEACDPEGAEAAMTTHIRNSFDRFAQAFEVELAPLEDSGPPRKHIIT; translated from the coding sequence GTGCCCCCACGTCAACCATCCGAAACCTCCCGCGGCAAGGCCGCCGTGCCCGATGTCTATTCGTCGATGCGTGCCTCAATCCTGGAGGGCGAGATAGCGCCCGGCACCCGGATCAACATTGACGCGGTCGCCCGCAGCCTCGGAGTGTCGCAGACGCCCGTCCGCGAGGTCCTTCAACGGCTCGAAGGCGACAACCTGGTGGTCTACAACCCCGGCCGGGGATACAGCACCACCCCGCTGCTGGACCTGCCGGAACTGCGCTCGCTGTTTGAATTCCGGCTCCTCGTGGAACCCTGGGCGGCCCGCGCGGCCGCTGTTGACCGCCTCGCCAATCCGGCCGGCGCGCTGGAGAAGGAACTGGGCAGCTTCCGGAGCGCCATGAAGCGGAGCAAGGACCTGCGGCAGGATCTGGTGGCCCATGACACCCGTTTCCATGACACCATCCTTGCCGCCTCGGGAAACCCCGTGGTCCGGCATGCCTTTGCCCAGACCCACTGCCACCTGCACACCTTCCGGCTCTACCCGGCGGATGTGGACGGGGCCATTACGGTGGCTGAGCATACTGCGGTCAGGGAGGCTATCGAGGCCTGTGATCCGGAGGGGGCGGAGGCGGCCATGACGACGCATATCCGTAATTCGTTTGACCGCTTTGCGCAGGCCTTTGAGGTGGAACTTGCCCCGCTGGAGGACAGTGGACCGCCGCGCAAGCACATCATCACCTAG
- a CDS encoding TetR/AcrR family transcriptional regulator — MPSTTETSSPTGPANGTAKRGRPGYDQQSVLRIAVDVFNRHGYDATSMGILADNLGISKSAIYHHVPSKGDLLKLALDHALGGLEAILERPEATSGAADARLEFVLRQTVAVLVDRLPFVTLLLRLRGNTEIERDALERRRTFDHKVAVLISAARDEGSLRQDIDPRTVSRLLFGMINSIVEWYKPGGSLSPQRLADDVITMAFDGLHADV; from the coding sequence ATGCCCAGCACCACCGAAACATCCAGCCCCACCGGCCCAGCAAACGGAACAGCAAAGCGCGGCCGCCCCGGCTACGACCAGCAGTCCGTGCTGCGCATCGCCGTCGACGTCTTCAACCGCCATGGCTACGACGCCACCTCGATGGGGATCCTGGCGGACAACCTGGGCATCTCCAAATCCGCCATCTACCACCACGTGCCGTCCAAGGGCGACCTCCTCAAACTTGCCCTTGACCACGCCCTGGGCGGCCTCGAGGCCATCCTTGAACGGCCGGAGGCCACTTCCGGGGCTGCCGATGCCCGGCTGGAGTTCGTGCTCCGGCAGACGGTGGCCGTGCTGGTGGACCGTCTGCCGTTCGTCACCCTGCTGCTGCGGCTGCGGGGCAACACGGAAATTGAGCGGGATGCGCTGGAACGCCGCCGGACCTTCGACCACAAGGTGGCTGTGCTGATTTCGGCTGCCCGCGATGAGGGCTCGCTCCGCCAGGACATCGATCCCCGAACCGTCAGCCGCCTCCTGTTCGGCATGATCAACTCGATCGTGGAGTGGTACAAGCCGGGCGGCTCCCTCTCCCCGCAGCGGCTTGCCGACGACGTCATCACCATGGCGTTCGACGGCCTCCATGCGGACGTGTAG
- a CDS encoding acetate kinase, whose product MLVLVINSGSSSLKYQVRDVAAGTVLTEGLIEKIGMGNGGGGDGQIEGPRDHAEALEQVDAAIHQELGDLELGAVGHRVVHGGERFSEPVLVDNEITRAIERLNPLAPLHNPANVLGIRAITKKWPKMPQVAVFDTAFHRTLPEHAWRYAVPDELYTNHGIRRYGFHGTSHEYVARRSAALLDLPIEEFDAVIAHLGNGASVTAIRGGHSVDTSMGFTPLEGLVMGTRSGDLDPSILVFLGRAGWRPEDIDTMLNRESGLKGLAGNNDMRSVVEASEAGDERASMALAVASYRLAKYIGGYHVAVGGAKALVFTAGIGENSQQFRALVADHLGALGIELDGGLNAQRSKEPRVISTPSSAIPVLVVPTDEERAIAEATAAVVSSSR is encoded by the coding sequence ATGCTCGTGCTCGTCATCAACTCCGGTTCGTCGTCGCTGAAGTACCAGGTCCGGGACGTGGCCGCCGGGACGGTGCTCACCGAGGGACTGATCGAGAAGATCGGCATGGGCAACGGCGGGGGCGGCGACGGCCAGATCGAAGGCCCGCGGGACCATGCCGAGGCCCTGGAGCAGGTTGATGCGGCCATCCACCAGGAACTGGGCGACCTGGAGCTCGGCGCGGTGGGGCACCGGGTGGTCCACGGCGGAGAACGCTTTTCCGAGCCCGTGCTGGTGGACAACGAAATCACCCGCGCCATTGAACGGCTCAACCCCCTGGCGCCGCTGCACAACCCCGCCAACGTCCTGGGCATCCGCGCCATCACTAAAAAGTGGCCCAAGATGCCGCAGGTGGCCGTCTTCGACACCGCCTTCCACCGCACCCTGCCCGAGCACGCCTGGCGCTACGCCGTTCCGGACGAGCTCTACACCAACCACGGCATCCGCCGGTACGGTTTCCACGGCACCTCGCACGAGTACGTGGCGCGACGGTCAGCGGCGCTGCTGGACCTCCCCATCGAAGAGTTCGACGCCGTCATCGCCCACCTGGGCAACGGCGCCTCCGTCACCGCCATCCGCGGCGGACACTCCGTGGACACCTCCATGGGCTTCACTCCGCTCGAGGGCCTGGTGATGGGCACCCGCTCCGGCGACCTGGACCCCTCCATCCTGGTGTTCCTGGGCCGGGCAGGGTGGAGGCCGGAGGACATCGACACCATGCTGAACCGGGAATCGGGGCTGAAGGGCCTGGCCGGGAACAACGACATGCGCTCCGTGGTGGAGGCCTCGGAGGCCGGCGATGAACGCGCCTCGATGGCGCTCGCCGTCGCGTCCTACCGGCTTGCCAAGTACATCGGCGGCTACCACGTGGCCGTCGGCGGGGCCAAGGCGCTGGTGTTCACCGCCGGGATCGGCGAGAACTCCCAGCAGTTCCGCGCGCTCGTGGCTGACCACCTGGGCGCCCTGGGTATAGAGCTCGACGGCGGCCTGAACGCCCAGCGTTCAAAGGAACCGCGCGTCATTTCCACGCCGTCCTCCGCCATTCCCGTCCTGGTGGTTCCCACTGACGAGGAGCGCGCCATCGCGGAGGCCACTGCCGCCGTCGTCTCTTCCAGCCGCTGA
- a CDS encoding enolase C-terminal domain-like protein: MPSITSINTQDVRFPTSLELDGSDAVNVDPDYSAAYVVIRTDAGDEGHGFIFSCGRGNEILTAAIDAYARLLLGRDIDELVGDLGAASRLLIHDSQLRWLGPEKGVTQMACGALVSALWDIRARRENKPLWLLLSEMTPEELVSVVDFTHIRDALSPEEALEILRAGQDGKEQRIAELKADGFPAYTTSPGWLGYSDEKLVRLSKEAAADGFSMIKLKVGGDINDDRRRMALAREAVGDLPIAIDANQRWEVSEAIGWVNQLSEFSPYWIEEPTSTDDVLGHAEIRRGVAPVRVATGEAVQSRIVFKQLLQTGAIDVLQLDSTRVTGVNENIAILLLAAKFGVPVCPHAGGVGLCELVQHFSFFDYAVVGRSQENRMVEFVDHLHEHFAEPVRITNGRYAAPELPGTGAEMLSASRTRWEFPNGAGWQEVGNRAAVTGAALAPAGDGR, translated from the coding sequence ATGCCTTCCATCACGTCCATCAACACCCAGGACGTCCGCTTCCCCACGTCCCTTGAGCTCGACGGTTCAGACGCGGTCAACGTAGACCCTGATTACTCGGCCGCCTATGTGGTCATCCGCACAGATGCGGGCGACGAGGGCCACGGCTTCATTTTCAGCTGCGGCCGCGGCAACGAAATCCTCACTGCAGCCATCGACGCCTATGCCCGCCTGCTGTTGGGCCGCGACATCGACGAACTCGTCGGTGACCTGGGCGCGGCCTCCAGGCTCCTCATCCACGACTCCCAGCTCCGCTGGCTGGGCCCCGAAAAAGGCGTGACGCAAATGGCCTGCGGCGCCCTGGTCAGCGCACTGTGGGACATCCGTGCCCGCCGGGAAAACAAGCCCCTCTGGCTCCTCCTCAGCGAGATGACACCCGAGGAACTGGTCAGCGTGGTGGACTTCACCCATATCCGCGATGCCCTCAGCCCGGAGGAGGCACTTGAGATCCTCCGTGCCGGCCAGGACGGCAAGGAGCAACGCATCGCCGAACTCAAGGCTGACGGCTTCCCCGCCTACACCACCTCCCCGGGGTGGCTGGGCTACAGCGACGAGAAACTGGTCCGGCTCAGCAAGGAGGCCGCGGCCGACGGGTTCTCCATGATCAAGCTCAAGGTGGGCGGGGACATCAACGACGACCGCCGGCGCATGGCCCTGGCCCGCGAGGCCGTGGGCGACCTCCCCATTGCCATTGATGCCAACCAGCGGTGGGAGGTGTCCGAGGCGATCGGGTGGGTCAACCAGCTGTCAGAATTCAGCCCCTACTGGATCGAGGAACCCACCAGCACCGACGACGTCCTGGGCCACGCCGAAATCCGCAGGGGCGTTGCCCCGGTCCGGGTGGCCACCGGTGAAGCAGTGCAGAGCCGCATCGTCTTCAAGCAGCTGCTCCAGACCGGCGCCATCGACGTGCTGCAACTCGATTCAACCCGGGTGACCGGCGTCAATGAGAACATCGCCATCCTGCTGCTGGCAGCCAAATTCGGGGTGCCCGTCTGCCCGCACGCCGGCGGCGTGGGGCTGTGCGAGCTGGTCCAGCACTTCTCCTTCTTCGACTACGCCGTGGTGGGCCGCAGCCAGGAAAACCGCATGGTCGAGTTCGTTGACCACCTGCACGAGCACTTCGCCGAGCCGGTCAGGATCACGAACGGCCGTTATGCTGCACCGGAACTACCCGGCACCGGCGCTGAGATGCTCAGTGCCTCCCGCACCCGGTGGGAATTCCCCAACGGCGCCGGATGGCAGGAAGTGGGCAACCGCGCCGCCGTCACCGGCGCAGCCCTGGCCCCTGCCGGAGACGGCCGATGA
- the paaK gene encoding phenylacetate--CoA ligase PaaK, protein MTLHAPETPAAAGIDPGLDREETISRDELEALQLSRLQHTVAYAYERVPLYKRKFDEAGIHPTDLRELEDLGNFPFTTKEDLRQEYPFGMFAVPQREVARIHASSGTTGKPTVVGYTKQDLADWAKLVARSFRASGIRPGMKVHNAYGYGLFTGGLGAHAGAEALGCTVIPMSGGQTERQIQLIQDFKPDAILATPTYLLTIADAMANMGIDPASTSLKFAVLGAEPWTQEMRHELEVMMNIKACDIYGLSEVMGPGVAGEAVETQDGSHIWEDHFRPEIIDAFNPAPGKENVLRDGEHGELVFTSLTKEALPIIRYRTKDLTRLLPGSARPAHRRMGRITGRSDDMIILRGVNLFPSQIEEIALRIPELSPHFQLELTRPEGQRMDQLTVRIERRDAVTVEQSTTAARTLKEQIKIHVGSSCTVNVVEPGSLERSNGKLRRIYDMRPKA, encoded by the coding sequence ATGACCCTGCATGCCCCCGAAACCCCCGCCGCTGCCGGCATCGACCCTGGCCTGGACCGCGAGGAGACCATCTCCCGCGACGAGCTCGAAGCCCTCCAGCTCAGCCGGCTGCAACACACCGTTGCCTACGCCTACGAGCGGGTCCCGCTGTACAAGCGCAAGTTCGACGAGGCCGGCATCCACCCCACCGACCTGCGCGAACTCGAGGACCTGGGCAACTTCCCCTTCACCACCAAGGAGGACCTGCGCCAGGAGTACCCGTTCGGCATGTTCGCGGTGCCGCAAAGAGAAGTGGCCCGGATCCACGCCAGCTCCGGCACCACTGGTAAGCCCACCGTCGTCGGCTACACCAAGCAGGACCTGGCCGACTGGGCCAAGCTGGTGGCCCGCAGCTTCCGCGCCTCCGGCATCCGCCCCGGCATGAAGGTCCACAACGCCTACGGCTACGGCCTGTTCACCGGCGGCCTGGGCGCGCACGCCGGCGCCGAGGCCCTGGGCTGCACCGTGATCCCCATGTCCGGCGGCCAGACCGAACGCCAGATCCAGCTGATCCAGGACTTCAAGCCGGACGCCATCCTCGCCACGCCCACCTACCTGCTCACCATCGCCGACGCCATGGCGAACATGGGCATCGACCCCGCCTCCACCTCGCTGAAGTTCGCCGTGCTGGGCGCCGAGCCGTGGACCCAGGAGATGCGGCACGAGCTCGAGGTCATGATGAACATCAAAGCGTGCGACATCTACGGCCTGTCCGAGGTCATGGGCCCGGGCGTCGCCGGCGAGGCCGTGGAGACCCAGGACGGCAGCCACATCTGGGAGGACCACTTCCGCCCCGAAATCATCGACGCCTTCAACCCGGCCCCGGGCAAGGAGAACGTCCTGCGCGACGGCGAACACGGCGAGCTGGTCTTCACGTCCCTGACCAAGGAAGCGCTGCCGATCATCCGCTACCGCACCAAGGACCTCACCCGCCTGCTGCCCGGCAGCGCCCGCCCGGCGCACCGCCGGATGGGGCGCATCACCGGCCGCAGCGACGACATGATCATCCTGCGCGGCGTGAACCTGTTCCCGTCCCAGATCGAGGAAATCGCCCTCCGCATCCCCGAGCTGAGCCCGCACTTCCAGCTCGAACTGACCCGGCCGGAAGGCCAGCGGATGGACCAGCTGACCGTCCGGATCGAGCGCCGGGACGCGGTCACCGTTGAGCAGAGCACGACGGCGGCACGCACCTTGAAGGAGCAGATCAAGATCCATGTGGGTTCTTCGTGCACCGTGAACGTGGTGGAGCCGGGCTCGCTGGAGCGGTCCAACGGCAAACTGCGCCGCATCTACGACATGCGGCCGAAGGCGTAA
- a CDS encoding fumarylacetoacetate hydrolase family protein, whose protein sequence is MSTTPGAVRSVLPEDADDALLIGRVWDGETGGPRVVAVSGGTIFDLHRLAATVSGLLELPDPPAAVRAALLDPDLAEPRWATADVVNASLAGDGRTVDATETRLLAPIDLQVIKACGVTFVDSMIERVIEERCAGDAARAAEVRELVGRALGGSLADLRPGSAEAAEAKRVLIAEGLWSQYLEVGIGPDPEVFTKAPVLSSVGLGADIGIPAFSSWNNPEPELVLIATSGGRVMGATLGNDVNLRDVEGRSALLLGKAKDNNASSALGPFIRLFDGAFTLDTLRDEEILLRVDGADGYLLEGRNTVSRISRPFEELVAATYGKHHQYPDGFALFTGTLFAPTQDRDEPGQGFTHKHGDLVSIRSRHLGALVNRVGPCEELPAWTFGLRQLFDYLASQGQELGQRQGARLAL, encoded by the coding sequence GTGAGTACGACGCCCGGGGCTGTACGTTCTGTCCTTCCCGAGGATGCCGACGACGCGCTGCTCATTGGCCGGGTCTGGGATGGTGAAACGGGCGGCCCGCGCGTGGTGGCCGTCAGCGGGGGCACCATCTTCGACCTGCACCGCCTGGCCGCCACGGTCTCCGGCTTGCTGGAACTGCCGGACCCGCCCGCAGCCGTCCGCGCGGCCCTGCTGGATCCCGACCTGGCCGAGCCCCGCTGGGCGACGGCCGACGTCGTCAATGCCTCCCTGGCCGGGGACGGCAGGACGGTGGACGCCACCGAAACCAGGCTCCTGGCACCCATTGACCTCCAGGTCATCAAGGCCTGCGGCGTCACGTTTGTGGACAGCATGATCGAACGGGTCATCGAGGAGCGCTGCGCGGGCGACGCCGCACGGGCTGCGGAAGTGCGGGAGCTGGTGGGCCGTGCCCTGGGCGGAAGCCTCGCCGACCTGAGGCCCGGATCGGCGGAGGCGGCCGAAGCCAAGCGGGTCCTCATCGCCGAAGGGCTGTGGTCGCAGTACCTGGAGGTGGGGATCGGGCCGGACCCGGAGGTCTTCACCAAGGCGCCCGTCCTGTCATCGGTGGGCCTGGGCGCGGACATCGGCATTCCTGCCTTCTCGTCCTGGAACAACCCGGAGCCGGAGCTGGTGCTGATCGCCACGTCCGGCGGCCGCGTGATGGGCGCGACGCTGGGCAACGACGTCAACCTGCGCGACGTGGAAGGCAGGAGCGCCCTGCTGCTGGGCAAGGCCAAGGACAACAACGCCTCCAGCGCGCTGGGGCCGTTCATCAGGCTGTTCGACGGTGCCTTCACCCTGGACACGCTGCGTGATGAGGAGATCCTGCTCCGCGTGGACGGTGCGGACGGCTACCTGCTGGAGGGCCGGAACACTGTGTCCCGGATCAGCAGGCCCTTCGAGGAACTCGTGGCCGCCACCTACGGAAAGCACCACCAGTATCCGGACGGTTTCGCGCTGTTCACGGGGACCCTCTTTGCGCCCACGCAGGACCGGGACGAACCGGGCCAGGGATTCACCCACAAGCACGGCGACCTGGTGAGCATCCGCAGCCGCCACCTCGGTGCCCTGGTCAACCGGGTGGGTCCGTGCGAGGAACTCCCGGCCTGGACGTTCGGCCTCCGCCAGCTTTTCGACTACCTTGCGAGCCAGGGTCAGGAGCTAGGGCAGAGGCAGGGCGCCCGCTTGGCCCTTTAG
- the pta gene encoding phosphate acetyltransferase has translation MAKGIYVSATTPGSGKSLVALGLADTLHRHADRIGFFKPVVHGPSAADDPMVALMKARFALDDERCRGGLTYDEVRTLLAEGNRAEIDARCVEIFADIARHCDVVIVEGTDLVGQDSAVEFDLNARLANNLATPVVAVVGAKGRTVPETAAAVEVARKELAAERCALLAIMVNRASADDLDAIAAALKPGASGRPVYILPELEEIARPTTGEVAAALGVRQIAGTPDMERDVRDIKVAAMNVGNFLNVLDEGALVIVPGDRADVMVACLASSFSPEFPVASALILTGGLAPDANIYPLLAQAPFPVFAADEDTYQTARRVSEVRSEIWSGHRRKVASALGLWSRRVDEAELVERLHLPRAERMTPLRFLHDLIERARAQRRHVVLPEGTDVRILRAAEILHRRDVCDLTLLGPESDVRELAAANGIDLSGINVIDPATSDLRLKFAEKYAELRAHKGVDLPKALEIMQDVSYFGTMMVQLGVVDGMVSGAAHTTAHTIRPALEFVKTREGVKIVSSVFLMLMPDRVLVYGDCAVNPDPNVEQLADIALASAETAAQFGVEPRVAMLSYSTGGSGAGEAVDEVRQATELVRERRPDLAVEGPIQYDAAVDASIAASKMPGSSVAGQATVFIFPDLNTGNNTYKAVQQSSGAVAVGPVLQGLRKPVNDLSRGCTVEDIVNTVAITAIQAQTPAHT, from the coding sequence ATGGCCAAAGGCATCTACGTCAGCGCAACCACCCCCGGCTCGGGCAAGTCCCTTGTGGCACTCGGCCTGGCGGACACCCTGCACCGGCACGCGGACAGGATCGGCTTCTTCAAGCCGGTGGTCCATGGCCCCTCGGCAGCCGACGACCCGATGGTGGCGCTGATGAAGGCCCGGTTCGCCCTGGATGACGAGCGCTGCCGCGGCGGCCTGACCTACGACGAGGTCCGCACCCTGCTCGCGGAGGGAAACCGGGCGGAAATTGATGCCCGGTGCGTGGAGATTTTTGCCGACATCGCGCGCCATTGCGACGTGGTGATCGTGGAGGGCACTGACCTGGTGGGCCAGGATTCCGCCGTCGAGTTCGACCTGAACGCCCGGCTGGCCAACAACCTCGCCACGCCCGTGGTGGCCGTGGTGGGTGCCAAGGGGCGGACCGTCCCGGAAACCGCTGCCGCCGTCGAAGTTGCCCGCAAGGAGCTCGCCGCCGAACGGTGTGCGCTGCTGGCCATCATGGTGAACAGGGCCAGCGCCGACGACCTGGACGCCATCGCGGCTGCCCTGAAGCCCGGCGCTTCCGGCCGCCCGGTGTACATCCTGCCGGAGCTGGAGGAGATCGCCCGCCCCACCACCGGGGAAGTGGCTGCGGCGCTGGGCGTCCGCCAGATCGCGGGAACGCCTGACATGGAACGTGACGTCAGGGACATCAAGGTTGCCGCGATGAACGTGGGCAACTTCCTGAACGTGCTGGACGAGGGCGCCCTGGTGATCGTGCCGGGGGACCGGGCAGACGTGATGGTGGCCTGCCTGGCCTCGTCCTTCTCGCCCGAATTTCCGGTGGCGTCGGCGCTCATCCTCACCGGTGGCCTGGCCCCGGATGCCAACATCTACCCGCTCCTGGCGCAGGCGCCGTTCCCCGTCTTTGCCGCGGACGAGGACACGTACCAGACGGCCCGCCGGGTGTCCGAGGTGCGCAGCGAAATCTGGTCGGGGCACCGGCGCAAGGTGGCCTCCGCGCTGGGCCTCTGGTCCCGCCGGGTGGACGAGGCCGAGCTGGTGGAGCGGCTGCATTTGCCGCGGGCGGAACGGATGACGCCGCTGCGGTTCCTGCACGACCTGATCGAGCGGGCCCGGGCGCAGCGCCGCCACGTGGTGCTCCCCGAGGGGACCGACGTGAGGATTCTGCGGGCCGCCGAGATCCTGCACCGCCGCGACGTCTGCGACCTGACGCTCCTGGGCCCGGAGTCCGACGTGCGGGAACTCGCCGCGGCCAACGGCATCGACCTGTCCGGCATTAATGTCATCGACCCAGCCACCTCGGACCTGCGGCTGAAGTTCGCCGAGAAGTACGCGGAGCTGAGGGCACACAAGGGCGTGGACCTGCCCAAGGCCCTGGAGATCATGCAGGACGTGAGCTACTTCGGCACCATGATGGTCCAGCTGGGTGTGGTGGACGGGATGGTGTCCGGTGCCGCCCACACCACCGCGCACACCATCCGGCCGGCGCTGGAGTTCGTGAAGACCCGTGAGGGCGTGAAGATCGTGTCCTCGGTGTTCCTGATGCTGATGCCGGACCGGGTGCTGGTTTACGGGGACTGTGCAGTCAATCCGGATCCCAACGTGGAGCAGCTGGCCGATATTGCCCTGGCCTCGGCCGAGACCGCCGCGCAGTTCGGGGTGGAACCGCGGGTGGCGATGCTGTCCTACTCCACTGGCGGCTCCGGCGCGGGCGAGGCGGTGGACGAGGTGCGGCAGGCCACCGAACTGGTCCGCGAGCGCCGCCCGGACCTCGCCGTGGAAGGCCCCATCCAGTACGACGCCGCCGTGGATGCCTCGATCGCCGCATCCAAGATGCCCGGTTCCTCCGTGGCCGGGCAGGCCACGGTGTTCATCTTCCCGGACCTGAATACGGGCAACAACACCTACAAGGCAGTGCAGCAGAGCTCCGGGGCGGTGGCGGTGGGACCGGTCCTGCAGGGGTTGCGGAAGCCGGTCAATGACCTTTCCCGCGGCTGCACCGTGGAGGACATTGTGAACACGGTGGCCATTACGGCGATCCAGGCGCAGACACCAGCGCACACATAG
- a CDS encoding hotdog fold thioesterase — MAETALSGATHPILENDYASEWMGIEVLALSDGHATIRMTLRQEMLNGFGMAHGGMIFAFGDTAFALACNPIHPAPGEEGTITVASGVDINFLKPAFRGQVLTAVADRRSSAGRSGLYDIQIFAADAAAPAAEGQPSSSTPGELIAEFRGRSRTIPKK; from the coding sequence ATGGCTGAAACTGCACTTTCCGGGGCCACCCACCCCATCCTGGAAAACGACTACGCCTCCGAATGGATGGGAATTGAGGTCCTGGCCCTCAGCGACGGCCACGCCACCATCCGGATGACGCTCCGGCAGGAAATGCTCAACGGCTTCGGCATGGCCCACGGCGGAATGATCTTCGCCTTCGGCGACACCGCCTTCGCCCTGGCGTGCAACCCCATCCACCCTGCACCCGGCGAGGAAGGCACCATCACCGTCGCTTCCGGCGTCGACATCAACTTCCTCAAGCCCGCCTTCCGGGGCCAGGTGCTCACCGCAGTGGCCGACCGCCGCTCCAGCGCCGGCCGCAGCGGACTCTACGACATCCAGATCTTCGCCGCCGACGCCGCTGCGCCGGCTGCCGAAGGCCAGCCCAGTTCCAGCACCCCGGGCGAGCTCATCGCCGAGTTCCGCGGACGCAGCCGCACCATCCCCAAGAAGTAG
- a CDS encoding aldehyde dehydrogenase (NADP(+)) — MTAGVNAAVQAAASAFEKGRIVDPNTRAGWLEAIAAGLEQDASGLVETAVRETHLGTPRLEGELKRTVFQLRLFADEIRRGEHFDATIDHDDPAWGMGPRPDLRRYNVPLGVVGVFGASNFPFAFSVMGGDSASALAAGCSVVHKAHDAHRELAARTAQVVIDALEDAGAPHGLFSMVTGRQAGEALVDHPLVKAIGFTGSTAGGRALLTRIAARPEPIPFFGELGGINAVFVAPGAWSARQAEIIKGYAGSFTLGMGQFCTKPGLLFVPAGDTEVLRSQLLDALAGFAPARLLSDRLHAGYTDAVTTLRDSGGVGLLLEGDFADEPAPTVLRTTAEEVRKNPGLLRQEMFGPASLVVEYQDQAELPELAALLEGQLTTTLQAEEDDDVSELAARLADISGRVLWNGWPTGVTVSYAQHHGGPYPATTSNTTSVGTAAIRRFLRPVAYQSFPATRLPEPLQDSNPWRVPQRVDGVWRHPESDASRDGAGTGVQQ; from the coding sequence ATGACCGCAGGAGTAAACGCCGCCGTCCAGGCCGCAGCGTCCGCCTTTGAAAAGGGCCGGATCGTAGACCCCAACACCCGGGCCGGCTGGCTCGAAGCCATCGCCGCCGGCCTGGAGCAGGACGCATCCGGGCTGGTGGAAACGGCCGTCCGTGAAACCCACTTGGGTACCCCGCGACTGGAGGGGGAGCTCAAGCGCACCGTCTTCCAGCTGCGGCTGTTCGCGGACGAGATCCGCCGCGGCGAGCACTTCGACGCCACCATCGACCACGACGACCCGGCCTGGGGCATGGGGCCGCGGCCGGACCTCCGGCGGTACAACGTGCCCCTCGGCGTCGTGGGGGTTTTTGGTGCCTCCAATTTCCCCTTTGCGTTCAGCGTGATGGGCGGTGACAGTGCCTCGGCCCTGGCGGCGGGCTGCTCCGTGGTGCACAAGGCCCATGACGCCCACCGCGAACTTGCCGCCCGCACCGCACAGGTAGTAATCGATGCCCTGGAGGACGCCGGAGCGCCGCACGGCCTCTTCTCAATGGTGACCGGCCGCCAGGCGGGGGAGGCCCTTGTTGACCATCCCCTGGTCAAGGCCATCGGCTTCACCGGCTCTACTGCCGGCGGCCGTGCCCTGCTCACCCGGATTGCGGCACGCCCCGAACCCATCCCCTTCTTCGGCGAACTGGGCGGCATCAACGCCGTCTTCGTGGCGCCCGGCGCGTGGTCAGCCCGGCAGGCAGAGATCATCAAGGGCTATGCCGGTTCCTTCACCCTGGGCATGGGCCAGTTCTGCACCAAGCCGGGGCTGCTGTTCGTCCCCGCTGGGGACACGGAGGTACTCCGCAGCCAGCTGCTTGATGCGCTGGCAGGGTTCGCTCCCGCCCGGCTCCTCAGCGACCGCCTGCATGCCGGCTACACCGACGCCGTCACCACGCTCCGGGACAGCGGGGGAGTGGGACTCCTGCTGGAAGGGGACTTTGCGGACGAACCCGCGCCCACCGTCCTGCGCACCACGGCGGAGGAGGTCCGAAAGAACCCCGGCCTGCTGCGGCAGGAAATGTTCGGCCCCGCCAGCCTGGTGGTGGAGTACCAGGACCAGGCGGAGCTGCCGGAGCTGGCGGCGCTGCTCGAAGGGCAGCTGACCACTACGCTGCAGGCAGAGGAGGACGACGACGTCTCCGAACTCGCTGCCCGGCTGGCGGACATCAGCGGGCGGGTGCTCTGGAACGGCTGGCCCACCGGTGTCACCGTCAGTTACGCCCAGCACCACGGCGGCCCCTACCCGGCCACCACCTCGAACACCACGTCCGTGGGGACGGCGGCCATCCGGCGCTTCCTCCGCCCGGTGGCATACCAGTCGTTCCCCGCAACGCGGCTGCCCGAACCCCTGCAGGACAGCAATCCGTGGCGGGTCCCGCAAAGGGTCGACGGCGTCTGGCGGCACCCTGAGTCGGACGCTTCCCGTGACGGGGCCGGGACGGGGGTGCAGCAGTGA